A portion of the Eubacterium maltosivorans genome contains these proteins:
- a CDS encoding DUF1667 domain-containing protein encodes MEKRNYTCIVCPKSCKGELTVKNDGTFETTGFDCNNGKKYAVNEYTDPKRMLTTTVKIENGIFNLLPVVSSEEVSKKRLRDCIHTLYSITVKAPVRAGDVVVSNILDTGVDIIAARDIKAK; translated from the coding sequence ATGGAAAAAAGAAATTATACCTGTATTGTCTGCCCCAAAAGCTGTAAGGGAGAGCTGACAGTCAAGAATGACGGGACCTTTGAAACCACAGGCTTTGACTGCAATAATGGGAAAAAATACGCGGTCAATGAGTATACCGACCCCAAACGCATGCTGACCACAACCGTTAAAATAGAAAATGGCATTTTTAACCTTCTGCCTGTGGTCAGCAGTGAAGAGGTCAGCAAAAAAAGGCTCAGAGACTGCATCCATACCCTTTACAGCATTACGGTCAAAGCACCGGTCAGAGCTGGAGACGTGGTCGTTTCGAATATTTTGGACACGGGTGTTGACATTATAGCGGCACGTGACATTAAAGCAAAGTAA
- a CDS encoding FtsW/RodA/SpoVE family cell cycle protein — protein sequence MTKLKAFFRDTDGFYLLLIAACSLLSVTLLLSWCNSVSPAPAPSFWEFLVKYRVALIQLLAVAAGLCCALIISRIDYHRMTPLWISYTTVIWLLVLLTFLRAGPFGISPGDTGAYCWIRLPFGLALQPTELAKSSFILTFSLHLYTVRHTDSPLAVGGLIAHLLAPVILIHFQGDDGTALVFFVTGLVMFLSVKHKLRYFIGTAAAALAAAPLVWHLMAGYQRARILAVFAPGRLDSLTLGSILYQQNQGLAAIKAGGLFGLGLFKPDTTYIPAANNDFIFSHLAEVMGLAGCAVLILLLAAILYKTLSIGVRSHDFRGRTIAIGVFTLFLAETVINIGMNLELMPVIGLPLPFFSSGGSSLMGAFLCAGFILSVKRNSFSEKL from the coding sequence ATGACCAAGCTTAAAGCATTTTTCAGAGACACCGATGGTTTTTATCTTCTGTTGATAGCAGCCTGTTCACTGCTGTCTGTCACACTGCTCCTTTCGTGGTGCAACAGCGTGTCCCCTGCCCCTGCTCCCAGCTTCTGGGAATTTCTTGTAAAATATCGTGTAGCCCTGATCCAGCTGCTGGCTGTGGCAGCAGGTCTCTGTTGCGCTCTGATCATAAGCCGTATTGATTATCACCGGATGACACCGCTCTGGATAAGCTACACAACTGTGATCTGGCTGTTGGTGCTGCTGACCTTTCTGCGTGCCGGCCCTTTTGGCATAAGCCCCGGCGATACCGGCGCCTATTGCTGGATACGCCTGCCCTTCGGCCTGGCCCTTCAACCCACCGAGCTGGCAAAATCAAGCTTTATCCTGACCTTTTCCCTTCATCTGTACACAGTACGCCATACCGACAGCCCCCTGGCAGTCGGCGGCCTTATCGCCCATCTGCTGGCACCCGTTATTCTGATTCACTTTCAGGGTGACGACGGCACTGCGCTGGTCTTTTTTGTCACGGGCCTGGTCATGTTCTTGTCGGTTAAGCACAAGCTTCGCTATTTTATCGGCACTGCGGCTGCGGCATTGGCTGCTGCTCCTCTGGTCTGGCACCTGATGGCTGGTTACCAGAGGGCGCGCATACTGGCTGTTTTTGCCCCCGGAAGGCTGGACAGTCTGACTTTGGGGTCCATTCTATACCAGCAAAACCAGGGACTGGCCGCCATTAAGGCAGGCGGGCTCTTTGGTCTGGGCCTTTTTAAACCCGATACGACTTATATTCCCGCCGCCAATAATGATTTTATCTTTTCCCATCTGGCTGAGGTCATGGGTCTTGCGGGTTGTGCGGTTCTGATTTTACTGCTGGCCGCCATTCTGTATAAAACCCTGTCCATCGGCGTAAGAAGCCATGATTTCAGGGGGCGTACCATTGCCATTGGTGTCTTTACCCTTTTTCTTGCTGAAACGGTGATCAATATTGGCATGAACCTTGAGCTGATGCCGGTCATTGGGCTGCCTCTCCCATTCTTCAGCAGCGGCGGCTCCTCACTTATGGGTGCTTTTCTCTGTGCAGGCTTTATTCTGAGCGTAAAAAGAAACAGCTTCTCTGAAAAACTCTGA
- a CDS encoding iron-containing alcohol dehydrogenase, translated as MNLMTIPYRTSHIMMKGVLNVLKLPIPPSLVGPGMVKRFPEIISLCDVHKALVITDKPLMEMGLLDGFLEALKKAGIDYAVFDGVQPNPTFENIYDGLEAYYTEGCDGVIAFGGGSSMDCAKIVAAKVTNDKPIPKMKGLFKLTHRLPPFFAVPTTAGTGSEATVCAVITDTSNHEKFAINDPKLVPLATVLDPELMVGLPPALTASTGMDALTHAVEAYIGHYDAPFVKEKALAATEVIMRDLEAVYKDGSNLKLRQNMSVASFDAGLAFTRAYVGYVHAIAHNLGGFYGVAHGFANAVILPHILEFSREAAQKKLSELALCAGLGEPWDSEEILSYRFIDRIKEMNANMGIPETIDALRIEDIPELARRVLKEANPTYPVPKIMDYDECVAMLEELVTPEQPD; from the coding sequence ATGAACCTGATGACGATTCCGTACCGGACATCGCATATTATGATGAAAGGTGTATTAAACGTACTCAAGCTCCCCATTCCACCAAGCCTGGTGGGCCCTGGAATGGTCAAACGCTTCCCGGAAATTATTTCGCTCTGTGATGTGCACAAAGCGCTCGTTATTACTGATAAACCTTTAATGGAGATGGGACTGCTCGACGGCTTTCTTGAAGCCCTGAAAAAGGCCGGCATCGACTACGCTGTATTTGATGGCGTTCAGCCTAACCCCACCTTCGAAAATATTTATGACGGTCTGGAAGCCTACTATACCGAAGGCTGCGACGGCGTTATTGCCTTTGGCGGCGGCTCCTCCATGGACTGCGCTAAAATCGTAGCTGCCAAGGTCACCAATGACAAGCCGATTCCAAAAATGAAGGGTCTGTTTAAGCTGACCCATCGTCTGCCGCCGTTTTTTGCCGTTCCCACCACGGCAGGCACCGGCTCTGAGGCCACCGTCTGTGCGGTTATTACGGATACCTCAAATCATGAAAAATTTGCGATCAACGATCCTAAGCTCGTCCCGCTGGCAACGGTGCTGGACCCTGAGCTCATGGTCGGCCTGCCGCCGGCTCTCACTGCCAGCACCGGCATGGACGCGCTCACCCATGCGGTCGAAGCTTACATCGGCCACTATGACGCGCCCTTTGTCAAGGAAAAGGCTCTGGCTGCTACCGAGGTGATCATGCGCGATCTGGAAGCTGTCTACAAAGATGGCTCTAACCTGAAGCTTCGCCAAAATATGTCTGTCGCCTCCTTTGACGCAGGCCTTGCCTTTACCAGGGCTTATGTGGGCTATGTCCACGCCATCGCGCACAATTTAGGCGGCTTTTACGGCGTGGCCCACGGCTTTGCCAACGCGGTTATCCTGCCGCATATCCTGGAATTTTCCAGAGAGGCTGCCCAGAAAAAGCTTTCAGAGCTTGCCCTGTGCGCCGGCCTTGGCGAACCCTGGGACAGCGAGGAGATTCTGTCCTATCGCTTTATCGACCGGATTAAGGAAATGAACGCCAATATGGGGATTCCTGAAACCATTGATGCGCTTCGCATTGAGGATATTCCTGAGCTCGCCAGGCGTGTGCTCAAGGAAGCCAACCCGACCTACCCTGTCCCCAAAATCATGGATTATGACGAATGTGTCGCTATGCTTGAAGAACTGGTTACTCCTGAGCAGCCGGACTAA
- a CDS encoding FAD-binding oxidoreductase → MKENIEGFLKAVQEELPEVTVLRREEERLIYAHGCYPREYKWLLQGPYKVLPEAILMPENTDEVSRIMALSQEYSVGIIPFGGGSGIVGGSIAENHEVMLDIKNLKEFEINPVNCTAVGGAGLTGADFENMLNEAGYTCGQYPQSFQSAVLGGMVATRAIGTFSTKYGKMDDMVNSLEVVLPNGHVLKTHKTPKASTGPELDQLFLGSEGVYGVVTKVEMKIYPVAEKRYFEAFTFNRTEDGLEAIRQFVQNNVHPAVVRLYDEEESIPKMEKYGFEKGHVFLVIGYEGLEKQVDLEREYVHHYCALNGGVPKGAKPGYDWFHSRFSTKKMLDHDAMKGGTADAIEVAAPWDCIADVWREMRKALEPMCKSVDCHFSHVYHTGASVYVIFHAQTGGDDFDGEKRYMECLDTAIRTSLKYGGNVSHHHGSGKAKAEYLPLEHGEAGIEVMQKIKDALDPKGLVNKGVLGL, encoded by the coding sequence ATGAAAGAAAATATTGAAGGTTTTTTGAAAGCGGTTCAGGAAGAGCTGCCAGAGGTTACAGTACTCCGCCGTGAGGAGGAACGCCTTATCTATGCCCACGGCTGTTATCCCAGAGAATATAAATGGCTGCTTCAGGGGCCTTACAAGGTTCTGCCAGAAGCCATTCTTATGCCTGAAAACACCGATGAGGTCAGCCGGATCATGGCGCTTTCTCAGGAGTACAGTGTCGGGATTATTCCCTTCGGCGGCGGCTCTGGCATCGTGGGCGGCAGTATCGCCGAAAACCATGAAGTCATGCTGGATATTAAAAATCTCAAGGAATTTGAAATCAATCCTGTCAATTGTACTGCCGTGGGAGGCGCAGGTCTGACCGGTGCAGATTTTGAGAATATGCTGAACGAAGCGGGCTATACCTGCGGCCAGTATCCGCAGTCCTTCCAGAGCGCAGTGCTGGGCGGTATGGTCGCCACACGCGCGATTGGGACCTTTTCAACCAAATACGGTAAAATGGATGATATGGTCAACTCCCTTGAGGTGGTGCTGCCAAATGGCCATGTGCTGAAAACGCACAAAACACCTAAGGCATCAACCGGACCAGAACTGGATCAGTTGTTCCTTGGCAGCGAGGGCGTATACGGGGTTGTCACCAAGGTGGAAATGAAAATTTATCCAGTAGCCGAAAAGCGCTATTTTGAAGCCTTTACCTTTAACCGTACCGAGGACGGCCTTGAGGCCATCCGCCAGTTTGTCCAGAACAATGTGCACCCGGCAGTGGTCCGCCTTTACGACGAAGAGGAAAGCATTCCTAAAATGGAAAAATACGGCTTTGAAAAAGGCCACGTTTTTCTGGTCATTGGCTATGAAGGCCTGGAAAAGCAGGTGGATCTTGAGCGGGAATACGTTCACCATTACTGCGCTTTGAATGGTGGTGTACCTAAGGGAGCGAAGCCAGGCTATGACTGGTTCCACTCACGTTTTTCCACGAAAAAAATGTTGGACCACGACGCCATGAAGGGCGGCACAGCCGACGCCATCGAGGTGGCAGCCCCCTGGGACTGCATCGCCGATGTGTGGCGTGAAATGCGCAAAGCCCTTGAGCCAATGTGCAAAAGCGTTGACTGCCATTTTTCACACGTATACCATACCGGCGCCAGTGTTTATGTCATTTTCCACGCCCAGACCGGCGGGGATGACTTTGACGGTGAAAAGCGCTACATGGAATGCCTGGATACCGCTATCCGGACCAGCCTGAAATACGGCGGCAATGTCTCCCATCACCACGGCAGCGGCAAAGCCAAGGCTGAATACCTACCGCTTGAGCACGGCGAAGCAGGGATCGAGGTCATGCAAAAAATCAAGGACGCCCTTGACCCCAAGGGATTAGTGAACAAAGGAGTACTGGGATTATGA
- a CDS encoding NAD(P)/FAD-dependent oxidoreductase: MKQIKTDCAIIGGGPAGLAAAVEAHKAGLDTLIIERDLSLGGILQQCIHDGFGLLRFKRRMTGGQYAQAFIDEVETSGIGVKLDTMVLEIRPDKTIYAVNEKDGLLEIKAGSIILAMGCRERTRSQVMIYGTRPAGVLTAGAVQRYINMEGYLPGKKAVILGSGDIGLIMARRMTLEDIEVKGVYEIMHTEGGLTRNIVQCLEDYDIPLHLGTTVTKIHGRERIEGVTVAKVDENLKPIEGTEEYIDCDLLVLSVGLIPENELSEQLDIEMDPRTRGPVVDEQMMTSVPGIFAAGNVVTVFDLVDYVSQTGEMAARGAVRYLKGELETGSCRAVEAGDNISFVVPQKISGTAGEVPVFMRVRKPDEKVRLVFSQDGQSQKLKKHAVVKPPEMVCEVIDLGKTTDGPICISVAKE, from the coding sequence ATGAAGCAGATAAAGACAGACTGCGCCATTATCGGCGGCGGTCCCGCAGGACTGGCAGCAGCCGTGGAAGCCCATAAGGCAGGACTTGACACTTTGATTATTGAACGGGACCTTTCCCTTGGCGGTATTCTGCAGCAGTGTATCCACGACGGCTTCGGCCTGCTGCGGTTTAAACGCCGCATGACAGGAGGCCAGTACGCCCAGGCTTTTATCGACGAGGTCGAGACCAGTGGGATCGGGGTTAAACTGGATACAATGGTGCTGGAGATCCGTCCGGATAAAACCATTTACGCGGTCAACGAAAAGGATGGCCTGCTCGAGATCAAGGCAGGGTCGATTATTCTGGCCATGGGCTGCCGTGAACGCACGCGCTCGCAGGTTATGATCTATGGAACGCGCCCCGCCGGGGTGCTGACTGCCGGAGCGGTCCAGCGCTATATTAATATGGAGGGCTATCTGCCTGGTAAAAAGGCTGTGATTTTAGGCTCTGGCGACATTGGCCTCATCATGGCAAGGCGCATGACCCTTGAGGATATTGAGGTAAAAGGCGTCTATGAGATCATGCATACCGAGGGCGGCCTGACCCGAAACATCGTCCAGTGTCTTGAGGATTATGACATTCCCCTGCATCTGGGCACTACCGTGACCAAGATCCACGGCAGGGAGCGGATCGAGGGTGTTACCGTGGCAAAGGTGGATGAAAATCTGAAGCCCATCGAAGGAACCGAAGAATATATTGACTGCGACCTTCTGGTGCTGTCTGTTGGCCTTATCCCAGAAAATGAGCTCAGTGAACAGCTGGACATTGAGATGGACCCGAGGACACGCGGCCCAGTGGTGGATGAACAGATGATGACCTCGGTCCCGGGTATCTTTGCAGCGGGCAATGTGGTCACCGTGTTTGACTTGGTGGATTATGTCTCCCAGACCGGGGAGATGGCAGCCCGCGGCGCAGTCCGCTATCTGAAGGGTGAGCTTGAGACGGGCAGCTGCCGGGCCGTAGAAGCCGGGGATAACATCAGCTTTGTAGTTCCCCAGAAAATAAGCGGGACAGCTGGAGAGGTGCCGGTGTTTATGCGGGTCAGAAAGCCCGACGAAAAGGTAAGGCTGGTATTCAGCCAGGATGGGCAGTCCCAAAAGCTGAAAAAACACGCGGTGGTCAAGCCGCCGGAAATGGTCTGTGAGGTCATTGATCTTGGCAAAACAACAGACGGCCCCATCTGTATCAGCGTGGCAAAGGAGTGA
- a CDS encoding FAD-dependent oxidoreductase — translation MSDCVAQFYQKLEDDPSLKHYKIEASADARGVITLTGEVDVWQHVVDIGHAAGKSGVKGVVNKLTVKGAKTAPRDRTEAVKKAETTGVIGQADIVVIGAGVTGSGIARTLSKYNKRIIVVEKASDVSEGTSKSNNGMIHSGYDSKAGSLKALLNVKGNAMYTKWQEELHFKMNRCGSFVVGFDESDDAYLEQYYELGKKNGVPGIAILSGDEARAIDPAVNHDVIKALWTPSAAYVEPYEVVEALMENAIDNGAELMLNTEVLGFTRQGGRISGVVTDKGIIEAACVINAAGLYADEIAELAGDRFYTIHPRRGTLVILDKKIGKTTNKCFIGTPPKNFTKGGGPTQTPEGNPLWGPSAIEVPEKDDLAVDEEDVRFVMEKGKHLTEGASEKDIITYFSGCRASNYIEDFIIEASEVLDNFIHVAGIQSPGLASSPAIAERVEGIYKTLHPEATVREDYDPIRPEHKAFRDCSLEEKEALIAKNPLYGHVICRCETITEAEIVDAIHGKIPATTVDAVKRRTRAGMGRCQGGFCGPRVVEIIARELGVAPEEVTKRGAGSEMLTTASRKGEEE, via the coding sequence GTGTCCGATTGTGTTGCACAATTTTATCAGAAACTAGAGGACGATCCGTCATTAAAGCATTATAAAATTGAAGCCAGCGCCGACGCGCGCGGGGTCATTACCCTGACTGGCGAGGTGGATGTCTGGCAGCATGTTGTTGATATTGGCCACGCGGCTGGAAAGAGCGGCGTAAAAGGGGTTGTCAATAAGCTGACCGTTAAGGGGGCAAAAACTGCTCCGAGAGACCGGACAGAGGCTGTAAAGAAGGCTGAGACCACCGGTGTGATCGGCCAGGCCGATATTGTGGTCATTGGCGCGGGGGTAACTGGCAGCGGCATCGCCAGAACTCTGTCTAAATATAACAAGCGCATTATCGTGGTGGAAAAAGCCTCAGATGTGTCCGAGGGAACCTCCAAATCAAACAATGGGATGATCCACTCAGGTTACGACTCAAAGGCAGGCTCCCTGAAGGCCCTGCTCAATGTAAAGGGCAATGCCATGTACACTAAATGGCAGGAAGAACTTCACTTCAAAATGAACCGCTGCGGCTCCTTTGTCGTAGGCTTTGACGAATCAGACGACGCCTATCTGGAGCAGTACTATGAGCTGGGAAAAAAGAACGGTGTGCCTGGCATTGCCATTTTAAGCGGCGACGAGGCCAGAGCCATTGACCCGGCCGTCAACCACGATGTCATTAAGGCCCTGTGGACCCCCTCGGCAGCCTATGTTGAGCCCTACGAGGTGGTTGAAGCCCTCATGGAAAACGCCATTGACAACGGGGCAGAGCTTATGCTGAACACAGAGGTGCTGGGCTTTACCAGACAGGGCGGTCGGATAAGCGGCGTGGTTACCGACAAGGGGATCATCGAAGCAGCCTGTGTTATCAACGCCGCAGGCCTGTATGCCGACGAAATCGCAGAGCTGGCAGGCGACCGGTTTTACACCATTCATCCGCGCCGGGGCACCCTGGTGATTCTGGATAAAAAAATCGGCAAAACCACCAACAAATGCTTTATCGGCACACCGCCTAAAAACTTTACCAAGGGCGGCGGCCCGACCCAGACACCTGAGGGAAACCCACTGTGGGGCCCCTCAGCCATCGAGGTGCCGGAAAAAGATGATTTGGCAGTGGACGAAGAGGATGTGCGCTTTGTCATGGAAAAGGGTAAGCACCTGACCGAAGGCGCCTCCGAAAAAGACATTATCACCTATTTCAGCGGCTGCCGTGCATCGAATTATATTGAGGACTTTATCATCGAAGCGTCTGAGGTACTTGATAATTTCATCCATGTCGCTGGCATTCAGTCCCCCGGGCTGGCATCTTCACCAGCCATCGCCGAACGGGTCGAGGGAATTTACAAAACGCTTCACCCAGAAGCCACCGTGCGTGAGGATTATGACCCTATTCGTCCAGAGCACAAGGCCTTCAGGGATTGCAGCCTGGAAGAAAAAGAAGCGCTTATCGCCAAAAATCCGCTGTACGGACATGTGATCTGCCGATGTGAGACCATCACAGAGGCCGAGATCGTTGACGCCATACACGGTAAAATACCAGCCACAACTGTGGACGCGGTGAAGCGCCGCACCAGAGCAGGCATGGGGCGCTGCCAGGGCGGCTTCTGCGGCCCGAGGGTTGTTGAGATCATTGCCAGAGAACTGGGGGTCGCGCCTGAGGAAGTAACCAAGCGCGGCGCAGGATCAGAAATGCTGACCACAGCGTCCAGAAAGGGGGAGGAAGAATGA